The following are encoded together in the Chaetodon auriga isolate fChaAug3 chromosome 6, fChaAug3.hap1, whole genome shotgun sequence genome:
- the LOC143322342 gene encoding ankyrin repeat- and BTB/POZ domain-containing protein 3-B-like: MQYLYCEGTEALHIRNTDIMELLSAAKFFQLEALQRHCEIICSKNINTETCVEIYNHTKFLDAPDLASYIGGYFLKNMVLVIELEPFKQLLYDSPPDGPSCDILHDLERTLAMRIQSIHLSSSKGSIV, translated from the exons ATGCAGTATCTCTATTGTGAAGGGACAGAGGCTCTGCACATCAGGAATACTGATATTATGGAG cttctgTCTGCTGCCAAATTCTTCCAGCTGGAAGCGCTGCAGAGGCACTGTGAGATCATCTGCTCCAAGAACATCAACACTGAGACATGTGTGGAGATATACAACCACACCAAG TTTCTTGATGCTCCAGACTTGGCGTCCTATATAGGGGGTTACTTCTTAAAGAACATGGTACTCGTGATTGAGTTGGAGCcattcaaacagctgctgtacgACTCACCTCCAGATGGCCCCAGCTGTGACATCTTGCACGACCTGGAGAGAACCCTGGCCATGCGCATCCAGTCCATTCACCTGTCTTCCTCCAAAGGATCCATCGTCTGA